The Flavobacterium faecale genome has a segment encoding these proteins:
- a CDS encoding T9SS type A sorting domain-containing protein — translation MKHLYPFLFFLFLSFSSWSQTILFKSGFEGNLATEWGANTNIGTMPKFEVNSISKRIGNNGFEMEFNSVSQKGNLETPRNISWENGISYRITFYYKAVTTIENTDSNIKIFANNGATKLFQINFPLTSTSWTKYTSDFTATVNDNTGSVFFSIRPNTTNTGKIYFDDIQIEKIPPISTFFTDIKTKDIVSDSSIKWIQFGPGMSGNNTSFYTHPTDSNTHFTSPNMGNSYRSIDRGFTYETIMNEDAAAWDSGTRGPVETYSIDFSRSNENFGFSTGKRLGDLFQTSDKGKSWTRVLSVQGQAGNAYLACVAVDPQNENIWYLGAGRMRDYGRVDFPLSQPNGSYIHSNSQGKIWKTTDKGANWTLVNSGLHPNAEIETIYTDPTDSNVIYAGTNYGFYKSINGGTTWALKSNGITNNVIRSLRMYYNPSLSGTQVTLYALSNIMWKADGSTLTDDTGGIYKSTDKGESWTNISGNLALDMTQFSSNTGVVKSYYNTVAFYYGIPYDEAVSLYPNMPSKITQRFNQIIVDPKNPDNIYLVNNYSNASGNNFKPGQLWRTTNGGSKWFVTLRNGKNWNSGSPDLTYWTNRENPLNTNIQIKYKHDWVNRDDYEQKSCNFIQFNADGTVLYTQMAKIGFVSYDNGDSWQDIDDIETSPNSESYVGAGNSNVPGHGFYQSENAPNKVLCPSGENSLWITNSEGSLVRPNAQGASVRNLTSGEHSVSSVAIDPTNPNIWFATFFRQDRRGQLLKSIDNGITWATVGTPVPLPWPVNTAGGDQSVHQMCLLIDKSNTNNMYFCVPRSSLKLEWVGDSVTGWGIHKSSDAGVTWSDSNNGLPSSLDVARIALDPNDNNILYAAVIGTGGGLYKSIDNANNWTKVSSTTDISGTSGINDIHFDKDGKSYITAGFDNVAANGGGLWVSDDNMQNWTKLFDYPWTNRVEVAKYDTRTILVSTLPNNTIGMINGGTYISKDSGETWVKFNKGNGQSDRINDIAIDYNTPGKYYASTRGSGWYAAVDSSPNLKIKPNKVSTVSAIVYPNPARDHIKIVATLDFQEIKIYALNGSLVKQYDKKESNEYSISNLPAGTYLYIIKNETEVYKGKFIKL, via the coding sequence ATGAAACACCTCTACCCTTTTTTATTTTTCCTATTCTTATCTTTTTCCAGTTGGAGCCAAACCATCCTTTTTAAAAGTGGATTTGAAGGCAATCTTGCGACTGAATGGGGAGCCAATACAAATATTGGAACCATGCCAAAATTTGAAGTAAATTCTATCTCTAAGCGAATAGGGAATAATGGCTTTGAAATGGAGTTTAATTCAGTTTCACAAAAGGGAAATCTAGAAACTCCCAGAAATATAAGTTGGGAAAACGGGATAAGTTATCGCATTACATTCTATTATAAAGCAGTAACGACAATTGAAAACACCGATAGTAATATCAAAATTTTTGCCAATAATGGCGCAACAAAACTATTTCAAATAAATTTCCCTCTCACTTCAACGAGCTGGACAAAATACACCAGCGATTTTACCGCTACTGTCAATGACAACACTGGCTCTGTATTTTTCTCCATTAGACCTAACACAACAAATACTGGAAAGATCTATTTTGACGACATTCAAATCGAAAAAATCCCTCCTATTTCCACCTTTTTTACAGATATAAAAACCAAAGATATCGTCTCTGATTCTTCCATCAAATGGATTCAATTTGGACCTGGAATGAGTGGAAACAACACCTCCTTTTATACACATCCTACAGATAGCAATACGCATTTTACTTCGCCCAATATGGGGAATTCTTATCGTTCAATAGACAGAGGTTTCACCTACGAAACCATCATGAACGAAGACGCTGCGGCATGGGATAGCGGTACGAGAGGACCTGTTGAAACTTATTCCATTGATTTTTCGCGTTCCAACGAAAATTTTGGATTTTCGACAGGAAAACGTTTAGGCGATTTATTCCAAACATCAGATAAAGGAAAATCATGGACACGAGTACTTTCTGTCCAAGGACAAGCCGGAAACGCTTATCTTGCTTGTGTAGCAGTTGACCCTCAGAATGAAAACATCTGGTACTTAGGTGCTGGACGTATGCGTGATTACGGCAGAGTAGATTTTCCTCTTTCGCAGCCCAACGGATCGTATATCCATAGTAACAGTCAAGGAAAAATATGGAAAACCACAGATAAAGGCGCTAATTGGACTTTGGTTAATTCAGGTTTACACCCAAATGCAGAAATTGAAACCATATATACAGACCCTACAGACTCAAATGTAATTTATGCGGGTACCAATTACGGCTTTTACAAAAGTATCAACGGAGGAACAACCTGGGCATTAAAATCAAATGGAATTACTAATAATGTAATTCGTTCCCTTAGGATGTATTACAACCCTAGCTTAAGTGGCACTCAAGTTACTCTTTATGCATTGAGTAACATTATGTGGAAAGCAGACGGAAGCACACTAACTGATGACACTGGAGGGATTTACAAAAGCACTGACAAAGGAGAATCATGGACAAACATTAGCGGCAATCTAGCCTTAGACATGACACAATTCAGTAGCAATACAGGGGTGGTAAAATCATATTATAACACTGTTGCATTTTATTATGGAATACCATACGACGAAGCTGTATCTCTATACCCAAATATGCCTTCCAAAATTACCCAACGTTTCAATCAAATTATAGTAGACCCAAAAAATCCTGACAATATTTACTTGGTCAACAACTACTCCAATGCCTCTGGAAATAATTTCAAGCCTGGACAGTTATGGAGAACAACAAATGGAGGTTCCAAATGGTTTGTAACGCTTAGAAATGGTAAAAATTGGAACTCAGGAAGCCCAGATTTAACTTATTGGACAAATCGAGAAAACCCTTTAAACACAAATATTCAGATCAAATACAAACATGATTGGGTAAATCGTGATGATTACGAGCAGAAATCATGTAATTTCATTCAGTTTAATGCTGATGGAACCGTATTATATACTCAAATGGCAAAAATTGGTTTTGTTTCCTATGACAATGGTGATAGTTGGCAAGATATAGATGACATTGAAACCTCACCCAATAGCGAAAGCTATGTTGGAGCAGGAAATAGCAATGTACCAGGTCATGGTTTTTACCAAAGTGAAAATGCCCCAAATAAAGTTCTTTGTCCATCGGGTGAAAACAGTTTATGGATCACCAATTCCGAAGGTTCACTGGTTCGTCCCAATGCTCAAGGTGCTTCAGTACGCAACTTAACATCAGGTGAACACTCTGTAAGCTCTGTAGCAATAGACCCTACGAATCCAAATATTTGGTTTGCGACTTTCTTCCGTCAAGACAGAAGAGGACAATTACTAAAATCTATAGACAATGGTATCACATGGGCAACCGTAGGTACACCTGTACCTTTGCCTTGGCCTGTTAACACTGCAGGAGGTGATCAATCTGTACACCAAATGTGTTTATTAATAGATAAAAGCAACACCAACAACATGTATTTTTGTGTTCCAAGGTCATCGCTCAAATTAGAGTGGGTTGGCGACTCTGTAACAGGCTGGGGAATACACAAATCTTCAGATGCTGGTGTAACTTGGTCAGACAGCAATAACGGCCTGCCTTCTTCTCTAGACGTAGCCCGAATAGCTTTGGATCCGAATGACAACAACATTCTATATGCTGCAGTGATTGGCACAGGTGGAGGTTTATACAAATCTATTGATAATGCAAATAATTGGACAAAAGTAAGCTCCACCACAGATATTTCTGGAACTTCTGGCATCAATGATATTCATTTTGACAAAGATGGAAAATCATATATTACCGCTGGTTTTGACAATGTAGCAGCAAATGGTGGTGGTTTATGGGTAAGCGATGACAACATGCAAAATTGGACAAAACTTTTTGATTACCCATGGACCAATCGTGTGGAAGTAGCAAAATATGACACCCGAACAATATTGGTCTCTACTTTACCAAACAATACCATTGGAATGATTAATGGAGGTACCTACATTTCTAAAGACTCTGGAGAAACCTGGGTAAAATTTAACAAAGGAAATGGACAATCCGACAGAATAAACGATATCGCAATTGACTACAATACACCCGGCAAATATTATGCTTCTACTAGAGGAAGTGGGTGGTATGCAGCTGTCGATTCAAGTCCAAACTTAAAAATAAAACCGAATAAAGTATCCACTGTAAGTGCTATAGTATATCCAAATCCTGCAAGAGATCATATAAAAATTGTTGCAACACTTGATTTTCAAGAAATAAAAATTTACGCATTGAATGGTTCACTTGTTAAACAATATGACAAAAAAGAATCCAATGAATATTCTATTTCAAATTTACCCGCAGGTACATATCTCTATATCATCAAGAATGAAACAGAGGTATATAAAGGAAAATTTATCAAACTATAA
- a CDS encoding PKD domain-containing protein — protein MKTNTSIIKRIAKFSNSALAIMTCFLIASCNPTIDSLAFELPEANSKADLNPPIAKFAATETADYLTYTFSNTSTSATNYTWDYGDGKTSITKDGENTFPAEGTYTVTLTAKDKLDKTSVFSTTVTVVKPIVPPSIIPDILNGDFNDGQDNWKFSSFSGGTTSPYNTSGDGSWLNYDESDNGSKTAGAKWTKSTSAGVYVSSKTQYAYQAIDITPNTNYILEFEYAIKTEAEQDGVAPGGNRIIGEILNGQFSDGADAIASSTAGPLAQHNGTIVLGKTTFTKVTKVFTSNATGKVSILIYGVTDVDAYVDNVKVYPAK, from the coding sequence ATGAAAACGAATACTAGCATAATAAAACGAATCGCAAAATTCAGCAATAGTGCTCTAGCGATTATGACTTGCTTTTTAATTGCATCTTGTAATCCCACGATTGATTCACTTGCCTTTGAACTACCCGAAGCAAATTCTAAAGCCGATTTGAATCCTCCAATAGCTAAGTTTGCAGCAACAGAAACTGCTGATTACCTAACGTATACTTTCTCTAACACTTCTACTAGTGCTACCAATTATACTTGGGATTACGGGGATGGTAAAACAAGTATAACCAAAGATGGAGAGAATACATTCCCTGCCGAAGGTACCTATACTGTAACCTTAACAGCTAAGGACAAACTTGATAAAACAAGTGTTTTTTCAACTACAGTAACGGTAGTAAAACCAATTGTTCCGCCATCTATAATTCCGGATATTCTAAACGGAGACTTTAATGATGGACAAGACAATTGGAAATTTAGTAGCTTCTCTGGAGGGACCACGAGTCCATACAATACAAGTGGTGATGGTTCTTGGTTGAATTATGATGAATCTGATAATGGTTCAAAAACTGCAGGTGCAAAATGGACCAAGTCCACGTCTGCAGGTGTATATGTAAGTAGTAAAACACAATATGCCTATCAGGCAATCGATATTACTCCTAATACAAACTATATATTAGAATTTGAATATGCTATTAAAACAGAGGCAGAACAAGATGGTGTTGCTCCAGGCGGTAATCGAATTATAGGAGAAATTCTTAACGGACAATTTTCTGACGGAGCCGATGCAATTGCGAGCTCTACTGCAGGACCATTAGCACAACACAATGGTACTATTGTTTTAGGAAAAACAACTTTCACAAAAGTGACAAAAGTTTTTACCTCAAATGCAACAGGAAAAGTTTCTATCTTGATTTACGGTGTGACGGATGTGGACGCTTATGTAGACAATGTAAAAGTATATCCTGCAAAATAA
- a CDS encoding CBS domain-containing protein, with translation MKQQVPVSSIMTQNIVKLNLTDELTKAEALFRENGIKHIPVLSNNKIVGMLSLNDMLRVCCTEVDDEDDVDLSSVVYNMFTIQQVMTKNVVAIKPYTTIKEAAEILVKNDFHALPICEGDTLMGIVTSTDLIKYLLRQYED, from the coding sequence ATGAAACAACAAGTGCCAGTGTCGTCTATTATGACACAAAACATAGTGAAGCTAAATTTGACTGATGAATTAACCAAGGCCGAGGCTTTGTTTAGAGAAAACGGAATCAAACACATTCCTGTTTTGAGCAACAATAAAATTGTGGGAATGCTGAGTCTAAACGATATGTTACGGGTTTGCTGTACAGAAGTGGATGACGAGGATGATGTCGATTTGTCTTCGGTGGTGTATAATATGTTCACGATTCAACAAGTGATGACTAAGAATGTTGTTGCTATCAAACCCTATACTACAATTAAGGAAGCCGCTGAGATTTTGGTTAAAAATGATTTTCATGCCTTACCTATATGTGAAGGCGATACCTTGATGGGTATCGTTACCAGTACCGATTTGATTAAGTATTTGTTGCGTCAATACGAAGATTAG
- a CDS encoding polysaccharide lyase family 7 protein, which produces MRKTLKITLSILLMVFISVTATCQEKASSNADNMMKTEKRAKKKKRRKRIRLPNIDLSHWSVTIPELNQKGSALSVQPPEILNYAKDKRLIPYMYNDSIRGTLVFYSFPSAATTANTKYTRCELREQMVPGDNKTNWTFAQGAKMKGDLAMGEVSKDSDGKYHRVIIMQIHGILTDEQRDLIGQKDNNAPPILKIYWQDGKIRVKTKILKNLNATGPDLLHEEAWDDDDGFNFEQEVGFGRFTLEVKVSDGEMVIILNNSEYKVYDGIHMRKWGIFENYFKAGNYFQSRDEGAYARVKYYKLEVSH; this is translated from the coding sequence ATGAGGAAAACACTAAAAATCACACTCTCAATTCTCTTAATGGTATTTATATCTGTTACTGCTACTTGTCAAGAAAAGGCAAGTAGCAATGCAGATAATATGATGAAAACAGAAAAAAGAGCAAAGAAAAAAAAGAGAAGAAAAAGGATCAGACTGCCTAATATCGATTTAAGCCATTGGAGTGTAACCATACCCGAGTTAAATCAAAAAGGGAGCGCGCTGAGTGTACAACCACCAGAGATCTTAAATTATGCAAAAGACAAAAGACTTATTCCTTATATGTATAATGATTCTATACGTGGTACGCTAGTATTCTACTCCTTCCCTAGTGCTGCAACTACTGCAAACACCAAATATACCCGTTGTGAACTAAGAGAACAAATGGTGCCTGGTGACAACAAAACCAATTGGACATTTGCTCAAGGCGCAAAAATGAAAGGTGATCTTGCCATGGGAGAAGTTTCCAAAGACAGTGACGGTAAATATCACCGAGTAATTATTATGCAAATTCACGGCATATTGACCGATGAGCAACGTGATTTAATAGGTCAAAAAGATAATAATGCACCACCAATATTAAAAATTTATTGGCAAGATGGTAAAATTAGAGTTAAAACCAAAATCTTGAAAAACCTCAACGCTACCGGACCTGATCTATTGCACGAAGAGGCCTGGGACGATGACGATGGTTTTAATTTTGAACAAGAAGTTGGATTTGGTCGATTTACACTCGAAGTAAAAGTATCTGACGGCGAAATGGTAATAATCTTGAATAACAGCGAGTACAAAGTTTACGACGGTATTCACATGAGGAAATGGGGAATATTCGAAAATTATTTTAAAGCCGGAAATTATTTTCAATCCAGAGATGAAGGCGCTTATGCAAGGGTTAAATATTACAAGCTAGAAGTAAGCCATTAA